Part of the Triticum aestivum cultivar Chinese Spring chromosome 4D, IWGSC CS RefSeq v2.1, whole genome shotgun sequence genome is shown below.
CCCTCAGTTTAGCATTGTGTTAGCATCTCTTCATTTGTGAGCCTACTAGCTTCCTCAGTTACTTCGGTCCCTCGGTCCCTAAACAGTTGTGAGAAAAGAAATGTAGAGTTTGTTGTTCTTTGCATTTCTCAATCTTTTATAGATTTCGGAAGAGTTAGGTAGCTTTGTTTCAGTCAAAATCTGTAGTACTAATAAATCATTTAATATCATTATTTTCAGTTTTTTTATACGGACACGTCAGATACTTCCTCCGATATGTATTACTTGTCTCAAACGGACGTATCTAGAAGGAGTTACAGAAGAGAGAAACCACTGGAAACCAGCGCATCACACGTGTCGGTGTACCATTGGACCAGACCAAATGAAAAATCAGTCGACTGTTTAAAAAATTATGCACCGGGCGCATGCATTTCCCTTGGTCTCTGTCTGTGAGTCTGAAGCACTCTCTGGAGTCGATTCAAAACCGCGGCGAGTAGCTTCTTTGTCCGGTCAAGATCGCCGGCTCATCCACACATAAATAATAGTAGTACACGCCACAAAGGGAGAGGAAGCATGGAGCAACAGCGACGGGAGCCGGCGCCGGAGACGGAGGTCACCCTGCGCGAGTTCACCGAGGCCGACGCGGAGGCGCTCTTCGCGTGGGCGTCCGACCCGCGCGTCGTGCTCTTCCAGCGCCGCGAGGCCTACGCGCGCGTGGACGAGGCCCGCCGCTACATCCTCGACCACGTCCTCCCGCACCCGTGGTACCGCGCCATCTGCCTCGGCGCCGTGGCGGTGGGCTCCATCTCCGTCAAGCCCTGCTGCCCcgcgggggaggagggggagggcgcgccgaGGGCGTCCCTGGGCTACCGCGTCGCGCACGGCCACTGGGGCCGCGGCGTCGCGACGCGCGCGGTGCggatggccgcggcggcggcgttcGCGGAGTGGCCGGGGCTGGCGCGGCTGGAGGCGGTGGCCGACGTGGAGAACCCGGCGTCGCAGCGCGTGCTGGAGAAGGCCGGGTTCGTGAGGGAGGGCGTGCTCCGGCGCTTCGTCGTGCTCAAGGGCCGGCCCAGGGACATGGTCATGTTCAGCCTCGTCGACTCGGACCGCGACGAGAGGGCCAAGCCAAAATTATTACTACAAGTGAAAGAACCATTTGAATTGAATAAGGAGTAGGTGCAAGATAATGTCGTTGGCTCTGCTGTGGTTCACCCGTACGTAAATTCTTAATCGCCAAAACTACACGGGCAGAGGCCGGCGGGGAGCGATGGACCCTGACGGCGACGCGCGGCATCAGCAGCGGCggcgacaggaggaggaggagggcccggTGGTGTCGCTCCGGCCGCTGGGCCTGGCGGACGTGGACGACTTCATGGCGTGGGCGTCGGACGAGCGCGTGATGCGCCACCTGAAGCGCCCCATGTGCGCGACGAGGGAGCAGGCCGTGGCGCAGATCAGGGACACCGTGCTCGGCCACCCGTGGTTCCGCGCCGTCTGCGTGGCGGGGCGCCCCGTGGGGCAGGTCTCCGTgtggccctaccccgacgacggcGGCCACAGGGCCAACCTCGGCTACGCGCTGGCGCACGACCACTGGGGCCGCGGCGTCGCCTCCACCGCCATCAGGATGGTAAAAACGTAGTAGCTGGTAACGCTGGCGGAGCTCCGCTCCGGTCCGGCCTCTCGCGTGGCGTGAGATAGACTGACTTGCTGTGTTCTTGGCGTGCGCAGGTGGTGGGGAGGGTGTTCGAGGAGCTGCCGGGGCTGGGGAGGCTGGAGGCGGTGACGGACGTCGGGAACGTCCGGTCGCAGCGGGCGCTGGAGAAGGCCGGGTTCCAGAGGGAAGGGGTGCTGCGCAGCTACATCGTCcgccccggcgccggcgccggcgaggccgGGGACGCGGCGGTGTACAGCTTCTTGTCGTCCGACCCACGTCCTCCGCTAGCGTGATCGCGCCCGCTGTTTCGCTCGCCACTTCGTGTCGTGTAAACCTCCACCGTTAATAACAGGTTCAAATCTGAAGCCGTGATGATTGCCAGTATGTAGTCTCATCATGATTGTCGGAATTCCATCAGCAGCAGAGACCTGTTTGGGAACATTCCCATAGATTTGCTTCAGTCTTCAACTTTAGAACCTATGAACAATCAGATGCAGTGACCTACCAGGTTAATAAACCTATCAGGGGTCAAAAGCTCAGGTTAACCCCTTGCCCATGATTCCTCAGGGGTCAAAAGCAGTACCAGCACCAATAATGCAGTAACAGCAACCAAAACACAAAGAAAAGATCGATACCCAACACCAGCAGTACAAGCAGAACTCACTCAGCCATGAATGATGGCATGCCAATCATAATTCATAATCATGTTTGGTCCAGCACCAGCAGTGCACCCACCCATTTTTTTACACAAACAGTGTGATGATTAGGAGCAGTTGAGCTCTCATTATGCTGGTCCGGGCTGCTGAATTTTATTTTAGTAGTACGAGTGATCGGCCCCCATGGCATGGGCCATGGCAAACCACACAAACCTATGAATCTTTTTCACGATGGCTACTTTTGGCCCCCCTGAATCACTGAAAGAGGTGCAGTTGGTCTCAGTTCCATCCTCCCTTTTGATGAATAAGCAAGCAAAGCAAAGTGTTTGATGGTGATTGAAaaaacagtttgtctaattcacatctagatgttttttaaggatgtcacatctaagctcccacaataATTTCTTTTGATGAGTAATCTGGAAACAATCTCTCCCTCGCGTCGCCCTCGCCCTGGGCGACTCGGGGGCTCTCCAACCCtaggcaccgccgccgccctctccttctcccctcctcgcgccgccgctgggtgaaacccgcgtggcagacggcggcggcggggggactcCCTCTCCCGACTCCCCTTCCTCCGCGGGCGGCGGATCTAGGCGGCAGGCGGCGGTGTTCTGCGGCGCTCGCGGTTTGGCGCGAGGTGGCAGGCCTCGGCGAGCGGTGGCGGGGCGCGGGGcacgcggcggcgagcctcggcagGCGGTGGCGGCTACGCGCGGGGCTAACTCCNNNNNNNNNNNNNNNNNNNNNNNNNNNNNNNNNNNNNNNNNNNNNNNNNNNNNNNNNNNNNNNNNNNNNNNNNNNNNNNNNNNNNNNNNNNNNNNNNNNNNNNNNNNNNNNNNNNNNNNNNNNNNNNNNNNNNNNNNNNNNNNNNNNNNNNNNNNNNNNNNNNNNNNNNNNNNNNNNNNNNNNNNNNNNNNNNNNNNNNNNNNNNNNNNNNNNNNNNNNNNNNNNNNNNNNNNNNNNNNNNNNNNNNNNNNNNNNNNNNNNNNNNNNNNNNNNNNNNNNNNNNNNNNNNNNNNNNNNNNNNNNNNNNNNNNNNNNNNNNNNNNNNNNNNNNNNNNNAGATCCCGGCAAGGATGGCGGCGACCCGTGCAGGAGAGATGGAGGTCTTcgatcagatctgggtgaaaacctgctattggctattgccaaggccggcgatggcgacgtTGTGTGCGTCGTTTTCTtcctgaaggcatcgccgtggagaagttcaaggccactctctgctacctccgggggaaaccctagatcagtagatcggatgacggcggctctctggtgtcgtttcccccctgggggcgtcattcttggaggtgcacacgggctcgagggactagaggacggcgactttggtggagcggtgcttcatcttacacattgatggtggcggatctcggcggcgtggtgctgtggagactcggctctgatgcgcggagatggactcgtgcaggaggaggaagctgtctggcgtcatggtggcgttgatggcggataggcctggcaaggtcggtgcttcagttctgctctgaggatggactgagggatgatggaggtgacggcccttgcagcgtgcggTGCTCACTGTGAGTGTGCCAGACCGGTGTGGGACCCAATCCAGGTAGTGTCTTGGATGGGACACCCGGCTTTAGATATTAGGCTTTGATGCAATGTCTGcttggtattaggcccggacattcggcacgccttcatcaaggggataggagtagcaacggtgttgccaagatggtggcttcaggcttattgatgtatcaccttgtatggtctttctgaataattaataatatggctgcatgcatcgtccagatgcagaggccgggggtatatcctccttttctaaaaaaaagctcccacaaatatataatgcagcaacaagaaataaaaaaaactaggacaaaaaaatagaccacaaacagagtagATGTGTTCTAGACAGACCCTTGGAGAAAACCCAGAAAAATTGATGATTGACAAGCACTAGTGTTTTTGTTATGACCGGTTTGGTCTATACCAGAAAGAGGCCCACCGggcattagtattaggggcttgacccacaagttatcttaggcaaattatattaggcaagttatcttaggctaaagttataaatactagttgtaagacaCCGTTTGAGACAAGCAATAAATATATTATAATCTTCTGTTGCCCGGCTCCCCAAGGAGccagaaccctagccgccgcacctaaccctagccgcgacggcgccTCATCGCCGGCGCGCCTGCTCCagccctcgtcctcctcctccttgtccatACAATCTACGCCGGAGGcccggtaggaaccctagtcctaccaatttggtatccagagacACCAGGCCGATCATGTCGCTTcctccatcaccgccgccgctgccatccACCTCCGCCCCACCACCGCTGCcgccggccacctcctcgccgATGACGGCGATCACGTCCGGGACCATCACCACCACCATGGCGGATCCGCCCCCGCTCCTTACGCCCGAGGACGTGTCGGGCACCCTGCGAGAGCTCGTCCAAGCCGTCCGGGGCATCACCCTCTACCTCGCCGGGAACCAGCCCCCGCCGCCGAGCGCCACCACCACCGCCTATGGGCCGCCGCCTCTCCAGTGGCCCGCCCCGGCCTTCCAGGCGCCCTACGGAggggcgcctccgccgccgctcctGCTGCCGCACTACCCGGCCGCGGGAACGCCTTGGCCAGCGTGGCCGACTGCCACCGCATCGCTGGGGGGCCCGCCTCAGCAGTTCCTCCCAGCGCCACCGCCGGCCCCTACGACGCAGGCGACGGTGCAGCAGTAGCACCACCAGGCGCCGCCGCCATCGACAGCACCACCACCCGCGTCCCGACCGACTGGCCGGCCCCTTCACCAGGTGCAATTTCCGCCCTCGCCATCGCCGATTCCCGCGTGGGCGGCCGGCTCGTCTCCGGACCCGGTGTATACTACGGCGCCGGAACACCCGATGCCCTCCCTCCGATTTGACCGTCCCTCCAGCTTGGCGAACTATGCCCCAGAGATCCCCGACCCGGCACATGCACTACCGTTGACTGCAGCTCCCGGGCACGGTGGCCAGACACCCCCTCGCTTCGCCAAACTGGACTTCGCCACTTAcgacggcacggaggacccccttaactggctcaaccagtgcgagcagttctttcgAGGGCAGCGGACGCTTGCTTCGGATCGTACCTGGCTCGCGTCCTATCATCTCCAAGGCGCGGCGCAGActtggtactacgccctcgagcaggacgagggcggcatgccaccaTGGGAGCGCTTCCGGGAGCTTTGCCTCCTCCGGTTCGGTCCTCCTATCCGCGGGAGCCGACTAGCGGCCCTCGGCCGCTTGCCTTTCACATCCACGGTGCAGGACtacgccgaccgcttccaggccctggcatgccatgcGCCGGGCGTCTCCGCGACTCAGCGCGCCGAGTTATTTGTGGGCGGATTACCGGACCATATTCGCATGGACGTCGAGCTCCGGGATCCCCCcgacctccagacggccatgtactacgcccgggcCTTCGAACAGCGGGCTCAGGCGCTGCAGCAACCGGCCGGCCGGGGCGGCCGCCATCCCAGTCGACCAGCGCCGACTCCGCCATCACCGGGCCGGCTTCCTCCAGCCACGACGACCGCACCTCCGGCCACCACCCGGACCTTCCGTCGGTTGTCACCGGCCGAGCAGTAGGAGGGTCGCCGTCAGGGCCTCTGCTTCAACTGTGATGAGCCCTACACGCCGACCCATGTCTGCCCCCGCCTATTTTACTTGGAGACGGTCGACTACACCGAGGCGGACGACTCGACTGACGAGCCACCAACCGCGGCGGCCGCGGACACGCCCGCGGATTCCACGGCGACGGCGTGCATCGTCTCCCTCCACGCTCTCGCCGGCATCCGTGGCGAGCGGACCATGTTGTTACCGGAGACGGTCCATGGCGAGCGGCtggtggctgttggggaacgtagcagaaattcaaaattttcctacgtgtcaccaagatcaatctaggagatgctagcaacgagaggggaggagtgcatctacatacccttgtagatcgcgagcggaagcgttcaagagaacggggttgatggagtcgtactcgtcgtgatccaaatcaccgatgatcctagcgccgaacggacggcacctccgcgttcaacacacgtacggagcggggacgtctcctccttcttgatccagcaaggggggaggagaagttgatggagatccagcaacacgacggcgtggtggtggaagtagcggg
Proteins encoded:
- the LOC123095643 gene encoding uncharacterized protein is translated as MEQQRREPAPETEVTLREFTEADAEALFAWASDPRVVLFQRREAYARVDEARRYILDHVLPHPWYRAICLGAVAVGSISVKPCCPAGEEGEGAPRASLGYRVAHGHWGRGVATRAVRMAAAAAFAEWPGLARLEAVADVENPASQRVLEKAGFVREGVLRRFVVLKGRPRDMVMFSLVDSDRDERAKPKLLLQVKEPFELNKEGRRGAMDPDGDARHQQRRRQEEEEGPVVSLRPLGLADVDDFMAWASDERVMRHLKRPMCATREQAVAQIRDTVLGHPWFRAVCVAGRPVGQVSVWPYPDDGGHRANLGYALAHDHWGRGVASTAIRMVVGRVFEELPGLGRLEAVTDVGNVRSQRALEKAGFQREGVLRSYIVRPGAGAGEAGDAAVYSFLSSDPRPPLA